A stretch of DNA from Candidatus Methylarchaceae archaeon HK02M2:
AAATGCTTAATTCAGGTATCTATAAAAAGGGAGAAATAGATATTTCATCTATCAACGATCTACTTTCAAAGATACCAAAAGATTCTGGATCGATCATGACCTTCATTGGGGTTGTAAAAGAGGTTGGCATAGACAATAAAAAGGTAATTGGACTTGAAATAGAATCTTATGATGAACGCTCAAATTTAGCTATAAAAAATATATGTAATGAGATCAAAGAGAAGCACGGATTATCTCTAATATGGATTTATCATTTTAAAGGTTCATTTAAAGTTGGAGAA
This window harbors:
- a CDS encoding molybdenum cofactor biosynthesis protein MoaE — encoded protein: MLNSGIYKKGEIDISSINDLLSKIPKDSGSIMTFIGVVKEVGIDNKKVIGLEIESYDERSNLAIKNICNEIKEKHGLSLIWIYHFKGSFKVGEPLVIVIVVGGHRKQTFPALQEAIERYKKELAVWKKEIYYDGSEEWISGP